The DNA region TGTTAGAGACGGCAGAGCAGCAGAAAAGTGAAATACCCTTAACCGTCATTTATGAAGAGATTAAGAAGCTTGGATATGATGGAAGTCTAAGGTGGCTTCAACAAGTCATACTAAGATATGAGCTTAGAGCTCGAGCCAAATTAGATGAGCCTATTATACGCTTTGAAACCAAACCAGCCCAGCAGATGCAAGTTGACTGGGTAGAGTTTCCCAAGGATAATTTATCCGCCTTTGTAGCGACGATGGGTTACTCTAGAGCATCTTATGTGGAATACGTTAATAATGAGAAGATTGAGACCTTGATAGGGTGCCATATGAACGCTTTTGCCTACTTTGGTGGTGTTCCAAAAGAGTGTTTATATGACAATATGAAAACTGTCATATTGTCACGAAATGACTATGGTAAAGGTGATCATAGATTCAATCCCTTGTTTGCTGACTTTGCCAAACACTGTGGATTTAGTATCAAAGTATGCAAACCCTATCGCGCTAAAACCAAAGGAAAAGTTGAGAGATTTAACCATTATCTGCGGTATAACTTTCATAATGGATTACGAGTGAGACTCTCTATGAAACATTACACATTAACGCTTGATAATGCAAATGCGGAAGTTCTAAAATGGTTGGACAATACCGCCAATAAACGCATCCACCAAACGACATTACAGATGCCATTTGAGTTGTTAGCACAGGAGCAGTTACAGCTACTTCCTGTGCCTAAAGCCTATCAAGGAATCCACCCTAAAGCTTTGATTGAAAGTGTAGCTAAAAAATATTCCCCAATCAATTCTCACAAAGACTTGGAAAAATTATATATCCCCAATAGAGACATTCAATGTTACGATGAGTTTATACCCATGGTTGCAAACATCATCCTTCCTGTTGGATTTTATGGTGGTGCATTATGGAGTTAGATACCTCTATCGATGAGTTATGTAAAGAACTCAAGCTCTCTATCATAGGCGAAAAATATCATGATATTGCCAGTATGGCAGCTAAAGAGAATTGGCAATATACACAGTTCTTGGAGGAGGTATTACGAGTGGAAGTAGATAATAGACTAGGAAGGTCTAAAAATATGTTGACCAAACTCGCAGGATTCCCAGTTATTAAGACATTAGAGCAGTTTGATTACACTTTCTCCGTTGGCGTGAACCG from Sulfurospirillum diekertiae includes:
- the istA gene encoding IS21 family transposase produces the protein MLKKGEIKMIKKFLAEGFSKSAIARKLGISRETVRRYANLPDDYIPHINRPPVINSVDPYLPHIAKMLETAEQQKSEIPLTVIYEEIKKLGYDGSLRWLQQVILRYELRARAKLDEPIIRFETKPAQQMQVDWVEFPKDNLSAFVATMGYSRASYVEYVNNEKIETLIGCHMNAFAYFGGVPKECLYDNMKTVILSRNDYGKGDHRFNPLFADFAKHCGFSIKVCKPYRAKTKGKVERFNHYLRYNFHNGLRVRLSMKHYTLTLDNANAEVLKWLDNTANKRIHQTTLQMPFELLAQEQLQLLPVPKAYQGIHPKALIESVAKKYSPINSHKDLEKLYIPNRDIQCYDEFIPMVANIILPVGFYGGALWS